A window of the Gossypium arboreum isolate Shixiya-1 chromosome 2, ASM2569848v2, whole genome shotgun sequence genome harbors these coding sequences:
- the LOC108466941 gene encoding probable serine/threonine-protein kinase PBL7, protein MGWLPCSGKSNTKANKSKKKKKMEEMALDRLKPTSEKSKTDSSSSGETSNRGGSEHIAAQTFPFRELAMATKNFSSECLLGEGGFGRVYKGRLESRNQIVAIKQLDRNGLQGNREFLVEVLMLSLLHHPNLVNLTGYCADGDQRLLVYEYMPLGSLEDHLHDISPSKKRLDWSTRMKIAAGAAKGLEYLHDKASPPVIYRDLKCSNILLGEGYFPKLSDFGLAKLGPVGDNTHVSTRVMGTYGYCAPEYAMTGQLTVKSDVYSFGVVLLEIITGRKAIDNSKAAGEQNLVAWARPLFKDRKMFSQMADPMLQGQYPPRGLFQALAVAAMCVQEQPNMRPLIADVVTALTYLASQKFKPDTQPIQGSRLMPGTPPRTKRDRDKKLNGGNSSERDRTRRLS, encoded by the exons aTGGGGTGGCTTCCTTGTTCTGGGAAATCAAATACTAAAGCTAATAaatccaagaaaaagaaaaaaatggaagaGATGGCACTTGATCGGCTCAAACCCACTTCAg AAAAATCGAAAACAGATTCATCGTCAAGTGGGGAGACGTCAAACAGAGGAGGAAGTGAACATATTGCTGCACAGACTTTTCCGTTTCGTGAATTGGCAATGGCAACTAAGAATTTTAGTTCAGAGTGCCTTTTGGGAGAAGGAGGTTTTGGTCGAGTGTACAAAGGGCGTTTGGAGAGCAGAAATCAG ATTGTTGCTATAAAGCAACTTGATAGAAATGGGTTGCAAGGAAACAGGGAATTCCTTGTTGAGGTTCTAATGCTAAGCCTTCTTCATCATCCAAACCTTGTTAATCTCACTGGATACTGTGCTGATGGAGATCAAAGGCTTCTGGTTTATGAATATATGCCTTTAGGTTCTCTTGAAGACCATTTACATG ACATTTCACCTAGTAAGAAAAGACTTGATTGGAGTACAAGAATGAAAATAGCTGCTGGGGCTGCAAAGGGATTGGAGTATTTGCATGATAAAGCAAGTCCCCCAGTTATATACAGAGATTTGAAATGCTCCAACATTTTACTTGGAGAAGGGTATTTTCCCAAGCTATCTGATTTTGGCTTGGCCAAGCTTGGACCTGTTGGAGATAACACCCATGTATCTACAAGGGTTATGGGAACTTATGGATATTGTGCCCCGGAGTATGCAATGACTGGTCAGTTAACTGTGAAATCCGATGTTTATAGCTTTGGAGTTGTTCTTCTAGAAATCATAACCGGGAGGAAAGCCATTGATAATTCTAAAGCTGCTGGGGAACAGAATCTAGTTGCATGG GCAAGGCCATTATTCAAAGACAGAAAAATGTTCTCTCAAATGGCTGATCCAATGCTTCAAGGTCAATATCCTCCAAGGGGTTTATTCCAAGCACTTGCAGTGGCAGCAATGTGTGTTCAAGAGCAACCAAATATGAGACCTCTCATTGCTGATGTAGTCACAGCTTTGACTTACCTTGCTTCTCAAAAATTCAAACCAGATACACAGCCAATACAAGGTTCTCGCTTGATGCCTGGTACTCCACCTCGGACAAAGAGAGACAGAGATAAGAAGCTTAATGGTGGCAACAGTTCCGAAAGGGATCGGACAAGGAGGTTAAGTTGA